A genomic window from Rhodocyclaceae bacterium includes:
- a CDS encoding type II toxin-antitoxin system RelE/ParE family toxin: MPRVMRRPLAQTDILEIWDFIADDSVAAADRWVDHLDDQFRLLATQPIMGRAREELSPGVRSFPIGRYSSPGGLAVRAAPAVFSPPGALADTINRRNSTNGKGGTRSAANHHSVAMTILPLVVLRTP, from the coding sequence ATGCCGCGGGTGATGCGCCGGCCACTCGCGCAGACCGACATCCTCGAGATCTGGGACTTCATCGCCGACGACAGTGTCGCCGCAGCCGACCGCTGGGTGGATCACCTCGACGATCAGTTCCGGCTGCTGGCAACGCAGCCGATCATGGGCCGTGCTCGCGAAGAGCTGTCGCCCGGTGTCCGCAGTTTTCCCATCGGGCGCTACAGCAGCCCCGGGGGCCTTGCTGTTCGTGCTGCTCCTGCTGTTTTCAGCCCCCCCGGCGCTCTCGCCGACACGATCAACCGCAGGAACAGCACGAACGGCAAAGGAGGGACTCGAAGCGCAGCAAATCACCATAGCGTGGCCATGACGATTCTACCGCTTGTCGTATTACGTACTCCGTAA
- a CDS encoding HigA family addiction module antidote protein, which yields MSKPVNRMRPVHPGEVLREEYLAPLGLSVNALAMALGVPATRIHEIVKERRGVTADTAQRLARYFGGDAVSWLAMQADYDLKTLPSRAEIMRKVVPMETSPA from the coding sequence ATGAGCAAGCCCGTCAATCGCATGCGCCCGGTGCATCCGGGTGAGGTGCTGCGCGAGGAGTATCTGGCGCCGCTGGGGCTCAGCGTCAACGCGCTGGCCATGGCGCTCGGTGTGCCCGCTACTCGCATCCACGAGATCGTGAAGGAGCGACGCGGCGTGACCGCCGATACGGCGCAGCGGCTGGCACGCTACTTCGGCGGCGACGCCGTGTCCTGGTTGGCGATGCAGGCCGATTACGATCTCAAGACCTTGCCCAGCCGCGCCGAGATCATGCGCAAGGTCGTGCCGATGGAGACATCGCCGGCATGA
- a CDS encoding type II toxin-antitoxin system ParD family antitoxin, whose protein sequence is MGMNVNLTPQLEELVRSKVASGLYTSASEVVREALRLMEEQDRLREAKLAQLRNDVRQGLASGPSEPWDAAALKREARARRAGKTAAD, encoded by the coding sequence ATGGGAATGAACGTCAATCTGACCCCCCAGCTGGAAGAACTCGTCCGATCCAAGGTTGCCTCCGGGCTTTACACGTCGGCGAGCGAGGTGGTTCGCGAGGCGCTACGCCTGATGGAGGAACAGGATCGACTGCGGGAGGCGAAGCTCGCGCAGTTACGCAACGACGTGCGCCAGGGGCTAGCCAGCGGGCCGAGTGAACCCTGGGATGCGGCGGCACTCAAGCGCGAGGCGCGCGCACGGCGTGCAGGCAAGACGGCGGCGGACTGA
- a CDS encoding type II toxin-antitoxin system RelE/ParE family toxin, whose translation MIQSFRCRDTQALFEGRHPRRFRAIETVATRKLVMLHAATTLDFLRSPPGNRLEVLRADRAGQWSIRINDQWRLCFVWTDSGPAQVEIVDYH comes from the coding sequence GTGATCCAGAGCTTTCGCTGTCGAGACACCCAGGCCTTGTTCGAGGGCAGGCATCCCAGGCGCTTCCGCGCCATCGAGACTGTCGCCACGCGGAAGCTGGTCATGCTCCATGCAGCCACCACGCTTGATTTCCTGCGCTCGCCACCGGGCAACCGGCTGGAAGTACTGCGTGCCGACAGGGCGGGGCAATGGAGTATCCGGATCAACGACCAATGGCGGCTCTGTTTCGTGTGGACCGACAGCGGTCCCGCGCAGGTGGAGATCGTCGACTACCACTGA